The proteins below come from a single Takifugu flavidus isolate HTHZ2018 chromosome 6, ASM371156v2, whole genome shotgun sequence genomic window:
- the LOC130527197 gene encoding hydroperoxide isomerase ALOXE3-like isoform X1 codes for MLSYDVTVSTADIVAATTFNNVFIKLVGEDGESEREWLVSFKGAAAFMKGMVSKFTVHCSESIGKLVLIELDKQGLPIFPEDSWFPSKVEVKSPEGDVYVFPIYYWIDDNRVHRFREGTALRVFEDTHPLGRPSRERELKEREEDYRWDVYAEGIPHIMKADGPLSLPAEVRFSFTKTTEFYFTAAAGLTELQLKGLDDCKENWPDIDSIDRVFCCKKTEISGNFLMKRDVEPMLLVGSVIQSATLCPEYVQDHWKEDSFFGYQFLNAVNPTMIRRCSVLPGNLPVTDEMVFSGGQFRLEEEMQKGNIFLCDYKSLDGIKANTINGKQQYLMAPLVLLHKTPDDKLMPIAIQLKQIPAGDNPIFFPSDSEYDWLTAKIFVRSAEFSEHQLNAHLLRTHLLAEVFAVSLLRNVPMVHPLYKLLIPHTRYTLQINYLARRLLIAETGVFTEFSATGGEGMITFLKKSLSSVTYSSLCLPDNISERGLESVPNFYYRDDGLRLWSIINRFVQGVLSFYYKNDLKLKQDSELQKWIQDIYEHGFLSQKDTGIPQSFSTVAEVVKFVTMVMFTCSAQHSAVNSGQYDYGGWMPNNPITLQLPPPTTKGTTSEATMLKTLPDVNATVQGMATIWLLSKRSTDFVSLGQYPEEHFSEEIPFTFIKDFQAELRQLSAEIKARNVDLEIPYTYMDPGDIENSVAI; via the exons ATGCTTTCCTATGACGTGACCGTGTCCACTGCCGACATCGTGGCCGCCACCACTTTCAACAATGTCTTCATCAAGCTGGTGGGCGAGGACGGAGAGAGCGAGCGCGAGTGGCTCGTCAGCTTCAAAGGTGCTGCAGCTTTCATGAAGGGAATG GTGTCTAAATTTACAGTCCACTGCTCCGAGTCCATCGGGAAGCTGGTGCTGATAGAGCTTGACAAGCAGGGCCTCCCGATATTTCCTGAAGACTCGTGGTTCCCTTCCAAAGTCGAGGTCAAATCCCCCGAAGGTGACGTCTATGTCTTCCCCATCTACTACTGGATCGATGACAACCGAGTGCACCGCTTCAGAGAGGGAACAG CCCTGAGAGTCTTTGAAGACACCCACCCTCTGGGGAGGCCCAGTCGAGAGCGGGAGCTGAAGGAAAGGGAGGAAGACTATCG CTGGGATGTGTATGCAGAGGGAATTCCCCACATCATGAAGGCTGACGGCCCCCTTTCCCTGCCTGCTGAGGTCCGCTTCTCCTTCACCAAGACTACAGAGTTCTATTTTACTGCCGCTGCTGG ActgactgagctgcagctgaagggtCTGGACGACTGCAAGGAGAACTGGCCCGATATCGACAGCATCGATCGGGTGTTTTGCTGCAAAAAAACTGAGATATCAGGTAATTTCCTGATGAAGCGTGATGTTGAACCGATGCTTTTGGTGGGCTCGGTGATTCAAAGTGCCACCCTCTGCCCAGAGTATGTTCAGGACCACTGGAAGGAGGACTCTTTCTTTGGCTACCAGTTCCTGAACGCCGTGAATCCCACGATGATCCGGCGCTGCTCAGTGCTGCCTGGAAACCTTCCTGTCACCGATGAGATGGTCTTCAGCGGTGGCCAGTTCAGACTGGAGGAAGAAATGCAG AAAGGCAACATATTCCTTTGTGACTACAAGAGCCTGGATGGCATCAAAGCAAACACCATCAATGGGAAGCAGCAGTACCTGATGGCGCCGCTTGTGCTGTTGCACAAAACTCCAGATGACAAGCTGATGCCGATCGCAATTCAG CTCAAGCAGATCCCAGCAGGAGACAATCCCATCTTCTTCCCCAGCGACTCCGAGTACGACTGGCTGACGGCCAAGATCTTTGTCCGGAGCGCGGAGTTCTCCGAACATCAGCTCAACGCTCACCTGCTGCGCACTCACCTGCTGGCGGAGGTCTTCGCGGTTTCACTGCTGCGCAACGTGCCCATGGTGCATCCTCTGTACAAG CTTCTGATCCCTCACACTCGCTACACTCTGCAAATCAACTACCTAGCTCGCCGTCTCCTGATAGCTGAGACAGGAGTGTTCACGGAG TTTTCTGCCACTGGTGGAGAGGGAATGATCACATTCCTGAAGAAGTCACTGTCCTCAGTGACCTACAGCTCCCTCTGTTTACCGGACAACATCTCCGAACGTGGGCTGGAGTCTGTGCCGAACTTCTACTACAGAGATGATGGGCTCAGACTCTGGTCCATCATCAACAG GTTTGTGCAGGGAGTGCTGAGCTTCTACTACAAGAATGACTTGAAGCTCAAGCAAgattcagagctgcagaagtgGATTCAGGACATTTACGAGCACGGGTTCCTCTCTCAGAAGGACACAG GAATTCCACAGAGCTTCAGCACCGTCGCAGAGGTGGTGAAGTTTGTCACCATGGTCATGTTCACGTGCTCGGCGCAGCACTCAGCTGTCAACAGCGGGCAG TATGACTACGGAGGTTGGATGCCCAACAATCCCATCACTCTGCAACTTCCCCCGCCAACCACAAAGGGGACCACGAGCGAGGCCACCATGCTGAAAACCCTGCCTGATGTCAACGCAACGGTCCAGGGAATGGCTACCATATGGCTGCTGAGCAAGCGGTCCACAGACTTT GTCTCTCTCGGCCAGTACCCAGAGGAGCATTTCAGTGAGGAGATCCCCTTCACGTTCATCAAGGACTTTCAGGCTGAACTTCGACAACTAAGTGCTGAGATTAAAGCCAGAAACGTGGACCTGGAAATACCGTACACGTACATGGATCCAGGAGACATCGAGAACAGCGTGGCCATCTGA
- the LOC130527197 gene encoding hydroperoxide isomerase ALOXE3-like isoform X2, with amino-acid sequence MLSYDVTVSTADIVAATTFNNVFIKLVGEDGESEREWLVSFKGAAAFMKGMVSKFTVHCSESIGKLVLIELDKQGLPIFPEDSWFPSKVEVKSPEGDVYVFPIYYWIDDNRVHRFREGTALRVFEDTHPLGRPSRERELKEREEDYRWDVYAEGIPHIMKADGPLSLPAEVRFSFTKTTEFYFTAAAGLTELQLKGLDDCKENWPDIDSIDRVFCCKKTEISEYVQDHWKEDSFFGYQFLNAVNPTMIRRCSVLPGNLPVTDEMVFSGGQFRLEEEMQKGNIFLCDYKSLDGIKANTINGKQQYLMAPLVLLHKTPDDKLMPIAIQLKQIPAGDNPIFFPSDSEYDWLTAKIFVRSAEFSEHQLNAHLLRTHLLAEVFAVSLLRNVPMVHPLYKLLIPHTRYTLQINYLARRLLIAETGVFTEFSATGGEGMITFLKKSLSSVTYSSLCLPDNISERGLESVPNFYYRDDGLRLWSIINRFVQGVLSFYYKNDLKLKQDSELQKWIQDIYEHGFLSQKDTGIPQSFSTVAEVVKFVTMVMFTCSAQHSAVNSGQYDYGGWMPNNPITLQLPPPTTKGTTSEATMLKTLPDVNATVQGMATIWLLSKRSTDFVSLGQYPEEHFSEEIPFTFIKDFQAELRQLSAEIKARNVDLEIPYTYMDPGDIENSVAI; translated from the exons ATGCTTTCCTATGACGTGACCGTGTCCACTGCCGACATCGTGGCCGCCACCACTTTCAACAATGTCTTCATCAAGCTGGTGGGCGAGGACGGAGAGAGCGAGCGCGAGTGGCTCGTCAGCTTCAAAGGTGCTGCAGCTTTCATGAAGGGAATG GTGTCTAAATTTACAGTCCACTGCTCCGAGTCCATCGGGAAGCTGGTGCTGATAGAGCTTGACAAGCAGGGCCTCCCGATATTTCCTGAAGACTCGTGGTTCCCTTCCAAAGTCGAGGTCAAATCCCCCGAAGGTGACGTCTATGTCTTCCCCATCTACTACTGGATCGATGACAACCGAGTGCACCGCTTCAGAGAGGGAACAG CCCTGAGAGTCTTTGAAGACACCCACCCTCTGGGGAGGCCCAGTCGAGAGCGGGAGCTGAAGGAAAGGGAGGAAGACTATCG CTGGGATGTGTATGCAGAGGGAATTCCCCACATCATGAAGGCTGACGGCCCCCTTTCCCTGCCTGCTGAGGTCCGCTTCTCCTTCACCAAGACTACAGAGTTCTATTTTACTGCCGCTGCTGG ActgactgagctgcagctgaagggtCTGGACGACTGCAAGGAGAACTGGCCCGATATCGACAGCATCGATCGGGTGTTTTGCTGCAAAAAAACTGAGATATCAG AGTATGTTCAGGACCACTGGAAGGAGGACTCTTTCTTTGGCTACCAGTTCCTGAACGCCGTGAATCCCACGATGATCCGGCGCTGCTCAGTGCTGCCTGGAAACCTTCCTGTCACCGATGAGATGGTCTTCAGCGGTGGCCAGTTCAGACTGGAGGAAGAAATGCAG AAAGGCAACATATTCCTTTGTGACTACAAGAGCCTGGATGGCATCAAAGCAAACACCATCAATGGGAAGCAGCAGTACCTGATGGCGCCGCTTGTGCTGTTGCACAAAACTCCAGATGACAAGCTGATGCCGATCGCAATTCAG CTCAAGCAGATCCCAGCAGGAGACAATCCCATCTTCTTCCCCAGCGACTCCGAGTACGACTGGCTGACGGCCAAGATCTTTGTCCGGAGCGCGGAGTTCTCCGAACATCAGCTCAACGCTCACCTGCTGCGCACTCACCTGCTGGCGGAGGTCTTCGCGGTTTCACTGCTGCGCAACGTGCCCATGGTGCATCCTCTGTACAAG CTTCTGATCCCTCACACTCGCTACACTCTGCAAATCAACTACCTAGCTCGCCGTCTCCTGATAGCTGAGACAGGAGTGTTCACGGAG TTTTCTGCCACTGGTGGAGAGGGAATGATCACATTCCTGAAGAAGTCACTGTCCTCAGTGACCTACAGCTCCCTCTGTTTACCGGACAACATCTCCGAACGTGGGCTGGAGTCTGTGCCGAACTTCTACTACAGAGATGATGGGCTCAGACTCTGGTCCATCATCAACAG GTTTGTGCAGGGAGTGCTGAGCTTCTACTACAAGAATGACTTGAAGCTCAAGCAAgattcagagctgcagaagtgGATTCAGGACATTTACGAGCACGGGTTCCTCTCTCAGAAGGACACAG GAATTCCACAGAGCTTCAGCACCGTCGCAGAGGTGGTGAAGTTTGTCACCATGGTCATGTTCACGTGCTCGGCGCAGCACTCAGCTGTCAACAGCGGGCAG TATGACTACGGAGGTTGGATGCCCAACAATCCCATCACTCTGCAACTTCCCCCGCCAACCACAAAGGGGACCACGAGCGAGGCCACCATGCTGAAAACCCTGCCTGATGTCAACGCAACGGTCCAGGGAATGGCTACCATATGGCTGCTGAGCAAGCGGTCCACAGACTTT GTCTCTCTCGGCCAGTACCCAGAGGAGCATTTCAGTGAGGAGATCCCCTTCACGTTCATCAAGGACTTTCAGGCTGAACTTCGACAACTAAGTGCTGAGATTAAAGCCAGAAACGTGGACCTGGAAATACCGTACACGTACATGGATCCAGGAGACATCGAGAACAGCGTGGCCATCTGA
- the LOC130527198 gene encoding LOW QUALITY PROTEIN: hydroperoxide isomerase ALOXE3-like (The sequence of the model RefSeq protein was modified relative to this genomic sequence to represent the inferred CDS: deleted 1 base in 1 codon): MLSYDVTVSTADIVAATTFNNVFIKLVGEDGESERKWLVNFKGAAAFMKGMVSKFTVRCSESIGKLVLIELDKQGLPIFPEDSWFPSKVEVKSPEGDVYVFPIYYWIDDNQVHRFREGTALRVFEDTHPLGKHSRKRELKEREEDYRWDVYAEGIPHIMKADGPLSLPAEVRFSFTKTTEFFFTAAAGLTELQLKGLDDCEENWPDIDSIDRVFCCKKTEISEYVQDHWKEDSFFGYQFLNAVNPTMIRRCSVLPGNLPVTDEMVFSGGQFRLEEEMQKGNIFLCDYKSLDGIKANTINGKQQYLMAPLVLLHKTPDDKLMPIAIQLKQIPAGDNPIFFPSDSEYDWLTAKIFVRSAEFSEHQLNAHLLRTHLLAEVFAVSLLRNVPMVHPLYKLLIPHTRYTLQINYLARRRLIAETGVFTEFSATGGEGMITFLKKSLSSVTYSSLCLPDNISERGLESVPNFYYRDDGLRLWSIINRFVQGVLSFYYKNDLEVKQDSELQKWIQDIYEHGFLSQKDTGIPQSFSTVAEVVKFVTMVMFTCSAQHSAVNGGQYDYGGWMPNNPITLQLPPPTTKGTTSEATMLKTLPDVNATVQGMATMWLLSKQSTDFVSLGQYPEEHFSEEIPFTFIKDFQAELRQLRAEIKARNVDLEIPYTYMDPGDIENSVAI; the protein is encoded by the exons ATGCTTTCCTATGACGTGACCGTGTCCACTGCCGACATCGTGGCCGCCACCACTTTCAACAATGTCTTCATCAAGCTGGTGGGCGAGGACGGAGAGAGCGAGCGCAAGTGGCTCGTCAACTTCAAAGGTGCTGCAGCTTTCATGAAGGGAATG GTGTCTAAATTTACAGTCCGCTGCTCCGAGTCCATCGGGAAGCTGGTGCTGATAGAGCTTGACAAGCAGGGCCTCCCGATATTTCCTGAAGACTCGTGGTTCCCTTCCAAAGTCGAGGTCAAATCCCCCGAAGGTGACGTCTATGTCTTCCCCATCTACTACTGGATCGATGACAACCAAGTGCACCGCTTCAGAGAGGGAACAG CCCTGAGAGTCTTTGAAGACACCCACCCTCTGGGGAAGCACAGTCGAAAGCGGGAGCTGAAGGAAAGGGAGGAAGACTATCG CTGGGATGTGTATGCAGAGGGAATTCCCCACATCATGAAGGCTGATGGC CCTCTTTCCCTGCCTGCTGAGGTCCGCTTCTCCTTCACCAAGACTACAGAGTTCTTTTTTACTGCCGCTGCTGG ActgactgagctgcagctgaagggtCTGGACGACTGCGAGGAGAACTGGCCCGATATCGACAGCATCGATCGGGTGTTTTGTTGCAAAAAAACTGAGATATCAG AGTATGTTCAGGACCACTGGAAGGAGGACTCTTTCTTTGGCTACCAGTTCCTGAACGCCGTGAATCCCACGATGATCCGGCGCTGCTCAGTGCTTCCTGGAAACCTTCCTGTCACCGATGAGATGGTCTTCAGCGGTGGCCAGTTCAGACTGGAGGAAGAAATGCAG AAAGGCAACATATTCCTTTGTGACTACAAGAGCCTGGATGGCATCAAAGCAAACACCATCAATGGGAAGCAGCAGTACCTGATGGCTCCGCTTGTGCTGTTGCACAAAACTCCAGATGACAAGCTGATGCCGATCGCAATTCAG CTCAAGCAGATCCCAGCAGGAGACAATCCCATCTTCTTCCCCAGCGACTCCGAGTACGACTGGCTGACGGCCAAGATCTTTGTCCGGAGCGCGGAGTTCTCCGAACATCAGCTCAACGCTCACCTGCTGCGCACTCACCTGCTGGCGGAGGTCTTCGCGGTTTCGCTGCTGCGCAACGTGCCCATGGTGCATCCTCTGTACAAG CTTCTGATCCCTCACACTCGCTACACTCTGCAAATCAACTACCTAGCTCGCCGTCGCCTGATAGCTGAGACAGGAGTGTTCACGGAG TTTTCTGCCACTGGTGGAGAGGGAATGATCACATTCCTGAAGAAGTCACTGTCCTCAGTGACCTACAGCTCCCTCTGTTTACCGGACAACATCTCCGAACGTGGGCTGGAGTCTGTGCCGAACTTCTACTACAGAGATGATGGGCTCAGACTCTGGTCCATCATCAACAG GTTTGTGCAGGGAGTGCTGAGCTTCTACTACAAGAATGACTTGGAGGTCAAGCAAgattcagagctgcagaagtgGATTCAGGACATTTACGAGCACGGGTTCCTCTCTCAGAAGGACACAG GAATTCCACAGAGCTTCAGCACCGTCGCGGAGGTGGTGAAGTTTGTCACCATGGTCATGTTCACGTGCTCGGCGCAGCACTCGGCTGTCAACGGCGGGCAG TACGACTACGGAGGTTGGATGCCCAACAATCCCATCACTCTGCAACTTCCCCCGCCAACCACAAAGGGGACCACGAGCGAGGCCACCATGCTGAAAACCCTGCCTGATGTCAACGCAACGGTCCAGGGAATGGCTACCATGTGGCTGCTGAGCAAGCAGTCCACAGACTTT GTCTCTCTCGGCCAGTACCCAGAGGAGCATTTCAGTGAGGAGATCCCCTTCACGTTCATCAAGGACTTTCAGGCTGAACTTCGACAACTACGTGCTGAGATTAAAGCCAGAAACGTGGACCTGGAAATACCGTACACGTACATGGATCCAGGAGACATCGAGAACAGCGTGGCCATCTGA